The following coding sequences are from one Nicotiana tabacum cultivar K326 chromosome 1, ASM71507v2, whole genome shotgun sequence window:
- the LOC107817127 gene encoding ubiquitin-conjugating enzyme E2 36 — translation MANSNLPRRIIKETQRLLSEPAPGISASPSEENMRYFNVMILGPTQSPYEGGVFKLELFLPEEYPMAAPKVRFLTKIYHPNIDKLGRICLDILKDKWSPALQIRTVLLSIQALLSAPNPDDPLSENIAKHWKSNEAEAVETAKEWTRLYASGA, via the exons ATGGCTAATAGCAATCTTCCTCGAAGAATTATTAAG GAAACTCAACGTCTTCTCAGCGAACCCG CGCCGGGAATAAGTGCATCTCCTTCGGAAGAAAATATGCGATACTTCAATGTCATGATTCTTGGTCCAACACAATCTCCTTATGAAG GAGGTGTTTTCAAACTGGAACTCTTTTTGCCTGAAGAGTACCCAATGGCTGCTCCGAAG GTTCGATTTCTCACCAAAATATACCATCCCAACATTGATAAG CTTGGTAGGATATGCCTTGATATTCTTAAGGACAAGTGGAGTCCTGCTCTTCAGATTCGTACCGTTCTTTTGAG CATTCAAGCACTTTTGAGTGCACCAAACCCAGATGATCCACTCTCTGAGAACATTGCGAAGCATTGGAAGTCGAATGAGGCTGAAGCTGTTGAAACAG CTAAAGAATGGACACGCCTGTATGCGAGCGGTGCCTGA
- the LOC107817126 gene encoding anther-specific protein LAT52-like: MAKAILLLSALCIVALANFAHCHPQVFDVEGKVYCDTCRVQFETKLSENVEGATVRLQCRNISTEIETFSVEGVTDKDGKYKLTVEGDHQDDICEVTVVKSPREDCKEAVTGYEKARIECSDNVGIHNAVRYANALFFMKSEAVSGCKEVLDELGLFPLEF; encoded by the exons atggcAAAGGCTATTTTGCTCCTCTCTGCTCTCTGCATTGTAGCCCTTGCCAACTTCGCCCATTGCCACCCTCAAGTCTTTGATGTTGAAGGCAAGGTCTACTGTGACACGTGCCGTGTCCAATTCGAGACAAAACTCAGCGAGAACGTTGAAG GTGCCACCGTGCGCTTGCAATGCAGGAACATCAGCACAGAAATCGAGACATTCTCGGTCGAAGGCGTGACAGACAAAGATGGCAAGTACAAATTGACAGTGGAAGGTGACCACCAGGAcgatatatgcgaggtgacggtCGTAAAAAGTCCAAGGGAAGATTGCAAAGAAGCTGTCACAGGTTATGAAAAGGCCAGAATTGAGTGCAGTGACAATGTTGGAATTCACAATGCTGTTAGATATGCCAATGCACTTTTCTTCATGAAATCTGAGGCTGTTTCTGGTTGCAAGGAAGTTCTTGATGAGTTGGGTTTATTCCCACTTGAATTCTAA